GCCACGTCCAGGTGCGCCCACGGCAGGTCGCCGGCGAACGGTCGCAGGAACAGTGCGGCCGTGGTGCCGCCCGGACCGCCGGGGGCGTTGTTGGCGTCGGCCACCGCGCTGTCGAGCAGGTCGGTGTGCTCCTCGAGCAGCGGCATCCGCCACGCGGGCTCACCCGCCTGCGCCCCCGCCGTGCGCAGCGCGTCCGCGAGCCCGTCGGTCGTGGCGAACAGCCCGGCCGTCTTCACGCCGAGGGCGACCTTCATCGCCCCGGTCAGCGTCGCGATGTCGACGAGCACCGTCGCACCGAGTTCCAGGCGCGCGTACGCGAGCCCGTCGGCCAGGACCATGCGGCCCTCGGCGTCGGTGTTGAGCACCTCGGTGGTCCGCCCGCCGACGTGCCGGACGACGTCGGCCGGCCGGTAGGAGGAGCCGGAGACGGCGTTCTCCGCCGCGGGGACCACCGCCGTCACCGCGATGGGCAGCTCCAGCCGGGCGACGGCGTCGACGACCGCCAGTACAGCGGCACCGCCGGCCATGTCGGTCTTCATCTCGCGCATGCCGGCGTTGGGCTTGATCGAGAGCCCGCCGGTGTCGAAGGTGATCCCCTTGCCGACCAGGACCGGGTGCGCAGGCGGTGCCTCCGGGTGGCGGTAGCTCGCCACCACGACCCGCGGTGGGGACGCCGAGCCGCCCCCGACGGCCAGGACGCCGCCGAACCCGCCCGCGCGCAGCTCCTCCGGGCCGAGGACGTCCACCGTGACGTGCGGCCGGGACCCGAGCCGGTCGACCGCCTGCGCCGCCAGCCAGGCCGGGTTCTTCTCGTTGCTCGGGGTGTTGACCAGGTCTCGCGCCCAGGCCACCGCGTCCGCGGAGATCCGGCCGGCCTCTCCCGCGGCGACGACGGCCGGGTCGGTGGCATCGGCGGCGACCACGGTGACCGTCTCCAGCCGTGGGGGGTGCGGTCTGGACAGCTTTCGGAACCGGTAGCCGGACAGCAGGGCGGCCTCGACCGCGGCGCGCACCTCGACCGCACCGGCCGGGGCGACGGTGCTGTCCAGGGGCAGGACCAGCCGCCGCGCACCGTGCTCGGCCAGCGCCTGCGCGCGGCGGACCGCGGTGGCGACGTAGTTCCGGAGATCGGGGAGGGTGCCCGCCCCGACGCCCACGGCGACGACGCTGCGCGGCCGCCGCCCCGCGACCGGGATGGAGGTGTGCGTACCGGCCGACCCCTTGTTCCCGGTGTCGGCCAGGGCGCCGGTGAGCAGCTCGGGGCTGACCGGGGGCGCGGACGCCCCGTCCAGCCAGGGCGGCAGAGCGCCCCCGCTGCCCACCGGCACGGCGAGGACGTCGTCCGGGCCCAGGGTGGGGATCTCGGACAGGATCTCGACCCGCGGCAACGGCGCGGCCCCGGACGCCGGCGAGCTGCCGGCGGCCGGGGCCGTGTCGTTCGCGGGGCTGCCCGGGGGCAGGCTCGCGAACGTGTTCAGCTGGTCGCGCCCTTCAGTGCCTCCGAGAGCGCCGCCGCCTCGTCGGGCGACAACTCGACGACCAGGCGACCGCCCCCCTCGAGCGGTACGCGCATGACCAGGCCGCGCCCCTCCTTGGTCACTTCGAGGGGACCTTCACCCGTGCGCGGCTTCATGGCCGCCATGCGTGCCTCCTTCATCGGCCCACCACTCCCGCCGGGGCAGAAGTGGTGCGGCGTCCGTCGCTGCTGTGCGCTCTGCGCCAATGATCCCGTATGAGCCGCTTCCGTCCAACATGAGGTCCCCGCGGGTCACTCCGACGCGCCCACCCGGAAGCAGTCGACGACGTGGTCGTCGACCATCCCGGTGGCCTGCATGAGCGCGTAGGCGGTCGTCGGGCCCACGAAGACGAAGCCTCGACGCTTGAGCTCCTTGGCCATCGCCACCGACTCCGCGCTCGTGGCCGGCACGTCGGCGAGCGTCGCCGGGCGGGCCCGCGGACCGGTCGGTACGAAGGACCACAGGAGTGCCGAGAGCCCCTCCGGCAGCTCCTGCGCCGCTCGGGCGTTGCGCACGGAGGCCGCGATCTTCGCCCGGTTGCGGACGATCGAGGCGTCGGCCATGAGCCGGGCCTCGTCGTCCCCGGTGAACTCCGCGACGGTGGCGATGTCGAACCCCGCGAAGGCGGCACGGAAGGCGGGCCGCTTGCGCAGGATGGTGATCCAGGAGAGCCCGGACTGGAACGCCTCGAGGCAGAGCCGTTCGAACAGCGCGTCGTCCCCGCGGAGGGGCCTCCCCCACTCCTCGTCGTGGTAGGCGACGTACTCCGGTGCGCTGTTGGCCCACGCGCAGCGGGACCGCTCGGCTTCCACGGCGGGGACGCTAACGCGTGCGTCCGACACCTCACGGCCGGTCGGGTCAGGGAACGGCGGCGTCGACGTCCGACAGCTCCGACGGCCGGGTGCGCACGGGGCTGCGCCGGGTGGCCAGCACGCAGCCGACCAGCACCAGCGGCAGCCCGACGGCGATGCCCAGGGTGAAGGGCTCGTCCAGCAACGCCACCCCCAGGAGCACGGCGACGACGGGATTGACGAAGGTGATCACCAGGGCGCGCTGCGGGCCCACCTCGCGGATCAGCGCGAAGAACAGCGCCAGAGCCACGGCCGTGCAGAGCACACCGAGCGTCGCCAGTGACACCGCTGCCTCGGCCGACGCGTCCCCGAGCTGACCGGCCCGCGGCAGGGCGAAGGGCGCGTAGACGACGGCGGTGACGAAGAGCGCGATCGAACTGGCCGCGACGCCGGGCACGTCGGGCAGCTTGCGGCTGACGATCAGCGGCGCGGTCGCGTAGCCCACGACCACCAGGGCCACGGCCACCAGCGGCAGCAGCTGCGCACCCTCGACGTCCAGGCCGAGCAGCGCCACGATGCCGACGACCCCGAGGCACATGCCGGCGATGCGGACCGGCGTGAACCGCTCCTCCTCCCCCGCCAGGCGGGCGGCGAGCGCGGCGACGAACGGCACGCCCGCGACGAGGAGGCCGGTGAGCGAGCTCGACAACGACTGCTCCGCGTAGGACAGCAGCAGCCAGGGTCCGGTCATCTCCAGGACGGTGAATCCCAGCAGCGGCTTCCAGTGGCGCAGCGCGGGCCGCAGCTGCCCCCTGGCGATCGTCCAGGGCAGCAGCAGCGCGGCGCCCACGACGCAGCGGGCGAACACGACCACGACGGGCGAGACCTCGTCGACGGCCACTTTGATGAGCAGGTACGGGATGCCCCAGATGACCGACATGGCCAGGAACAGCGCCCACCCGCGCCGGCTCACGGCCGGGGCCTCTCCGTCGTCACCGGTGCATCCTGACGCACGGCCCCGTGCACACCCGCGAGGTGTCAGCCGCGGGCGGCGACCGCTGCGAAGCGCTTCAGCGAGCGCCGGATCCCGAGCAGGGCGAACGGCCGCACCAGGAACCAGCCCACGACCCCGAGGTAGCCGTAGGGCAGGTAGAGCCGCTCGGTCCACACGAAGGTCGATCCGTCACCGCGCGGGTGGATCTCGAAGATCCCCGGGCCGCGGATCAGCCGGCCCGTGTGCTGCACCTCGACCAGCCGGGGCGGCTCCCACTTGGTGATGATCATGGTGTCGAGGACGCCGATCCGCCGTCCGCCCGGCAGTGGCAACCCGGTGCGGGCGGCCAGCCGGCCGTGCAGGCCCTGCGCCGGGCCGCCCACGGTCTCGACGTCGGTGGCCAGCATCCACTCCCCCTGGCTCTCCCAGTCGGTGAGAGCCGCCCACACCCGCTCGGGCGGGGCGTCGATGTCGATGCGTTCGACCAGCTCAGGCACGTGGCGACTCCTCGTCGTCAGGGGTCCGGGCGTCGTCCGACCCCGGGTCCTGCTCCCCCTTCGGCGCGGGCCGGGGCGCCGGATGCGCCGGCAGCTGCGCACGGAGGGCGCTGATCTCGGCGTCGCGCTCCTCGAGCACCAGCGCGAACTGGTCGATCAGCCAGTCCACCTCGGTCATGCGGTAGCCGCGCGCAGCGACCGACAGCTGGAGCGCGCGGACGTCGTCCGCGGTGACCGGCCGGTCGCCGGGCAGCGCCACCGGCGAGCGGTCCGGCTCCGCCGGCGGCTGGGTCTCCCCGCGGCCCAGGAGCAGCGAGGCACCGAGGAACAGCAGCGCCCCGACGACGAGGACCCCGACGACGAAGGCGACGAACGAGAGCATCAGGCCTCGAGCGGTCCCTGCTCGACCGGCACGTGCTGCATGCCGCCACCGCCGTCGCCGGTGCGCCGCGCCTGGTCGGCCGCCTGGATCACCGCCATGACCTCGCCGATGTCGTCGGTGACCGTGATCAGGTCCAGATCGGCGGCGTTGATGGTGCCGGTCCCGGCGAGCGTCGTGCGGACCCAGTGGATCAGCCCCGACCAGTACTCGGTGCCGAAGAGGATCACCGGGAAGCGGGTGACCTTGCGGGTCTGCACCAGGGTGAGCGCCTCGAAGAGCTCGTCCAGCGTGCCGAAGCCGCCCGGCAGGATGACGAGGGCCTGGGCGTACTTCACGAACATGGTCTTGCGCACGAAGAAGTAGCGGAACGAGATGCCCACGTCGACCCACTCGTTGAGCTCCTGCTCGAACGGCAGCTCGATGCCCAGGCCGACCGAGAGACCGCCCGCCTCGCTGGCCCCGCGGTTGGCCGCCTCCATCGCCCCCGGACCGCCGCCGGTGATGACGGCGTACCCGGCCTGGGAGAGGGCGGCGCCGATGGCCACGCCCGCGGCGTAGTGCGGGTGGTCGCGCGGGGTGCGGGCGCTGCCGAAGACGCTCACCGCGCGGGGCAGCTCGGCCAGCAGCCCGAACCCCTCGACGAACTCGCTCTGGATCCGGAGCACGCGCCACGGATCGGTGTGCACCCAGTCGCTGGGGCCCCGGCGGTCGAGCAGCCGCTGGTCGGTCGTCGTGCCCACCGTCTGCGGGTCCGGCTCGCCTCCGCGCAGCATGATCGGGCCCCGGTGCCGGGTGGGGCGGGAACTGCGGCCGTCGGGCTGGGAGCTCGGCGGAAGGGTCATGTCTGGTTCCTCACGACTGGGCTGCCGGACAGGTAGGCGGTCAGGGCGTCCTCGGCCGGCTGGAGCCGGTCGACGAGGACGTGTTCGTCCCGGGTGTGCGCGAGCTGCGGATCGCCCGGACCGTAGTTGACGGCCGGGATGCCGAAGGCGGCGAAGCGGGCGACGTCGGTCCAGCCGAGCTTGGCCCGCGCAGGCCGGCCGACAGCGGCGACGAAGGCGGCGGCGGCCGGCTCGGAGAGCCCCGGCATCGCGCCACCCGCGTTGTCGGTGACGGTGAACGTGACCCCGGCGGCGATCGCGTCGGCGAAGACCTCGCGCACGTGCGCCTCGGCAGCGTCCTCGTCCCGGTCGGGGGCGTAGCGGAAGTTGACGGTCAACGACGCCTCGTCGGGAATCACGTTGCCGGCGACGCCTCCGGAGATGCCCACCGCGTTGAGCCCCTCCCGGTAGGTGAGCCCGTCGATCTCGACCTCGCGCGGCTGGTAGGCGGCCAGCGTCGCCAGGGCCCCGGCCAGTCCGTGGACGGCGTTGACCCCGAGCCAGCTGCGCGCGCTGTGGGCCCTGCGGCCCGTGGTCTCCAGCCGGGCTCGCAGGGTGCCCTGGCAGCCGCCCTCGATCTCGCCGTCCGTCGGCTCGAGCAGGATGGCGAGATCGCCGTACAGCCAGCCCCGCCGCTCGCGCGCGACCCGGCCGAGGCCGTTCTTGACCGCCTCGACCTCCTCGTTGTCGTAGAAGACGAACGTCAGGTCGTGCGCGGGCTCGCCGCCGGGGACGCCGAACCGGCCGGCCAGCCGCAGCATGACCGCGTCACCGGACTTCATGTCACTGGCGCCACATCCGTACAGCCGCTGCACTCCGTCGACTTGCCGCAGGTCAGACGGCACGTTGTCGGCGATCGGCACGGTGTCGAGGTGCCCCGCGAGCACGACGCGGGAGGGCCGGTCGAGGTTCGTCCGGGCCAGCACGCTGTCGCCGATCCGCTCGACCTCGAGCCCCCCGAGACCACGAAGGGCTGCCTCGACGGCGTCGGCGAGCGGCCCCTCGGAGCCGGACACCGAGGGCGCATCCACCAGTGCCCGGGTGAGGGTGAGGACGTCGGCGGACAGGTCGAGCTGCGGGAGGTCCGTCACGACTGCCGAGCCTAGGGGGCGACAGCGGCCCGGCCCGCCCCGGCACGGACGGCGCTCGGTGGTCCCTCGGTAGCTTGGTCCCCGTGACTGCCCCTGTCTCCGCCGTAGCCGCCGGTCTGGCCACCGTCACCCCCTCCGGGACGGTGCTGGACACCTGGTACCCCGAGCCCCGGCTCGGTGCCCCCGAGGACGCGAAGCCGGGCACCACCCGGCTCGGCGCGCTGGAGCTCTCCGGCGAACTCGGGCCCGACTACGGCGGCCTCGTGCGCCGCGACGAGGCGCGCGGGGTGGAGATCATCGCCGTCCGCACGGTGATCCCCGACCTGTCGGAGCCGCCGGTCGACACGCACGACGTCTGGCTGCGGCTGCACCTGCTCTCCCACCGGCTGATCCGGCCGCACGGCGCCGACATGACCGGCGTCTTCGGGCTGCTGACCAACGTGGCCTGGACCAGCGCCGGGCCGGTCGAGGCGGCCGGGTTCAACGCCCACCGGCTGCGTGCGGCCGTCGGGCACGTGACGGTGTACGGCGTCGACAAGTTCCCGCGGATGCTCGACTACGTCATCCCCTCGGGCGTCCGGGTCGCCGACGGCGACCGCGTGCGCCTCGGCGCGCACCTGGCCGAAGGCACGACCGTCATGCACGAGGGCTTCGTCAACTTCAACGCCGGGACGCTCGGCCCCTCGATGGTGGAGGGGCGGATCAGCGCCGGCGTGGTCGTCGGAGCCGACAGCGACATCGGCGGCGGCGCCTCGATCATGGGGACGCTGTCCGGCGGCGGCACGGAGACCATCACGATCGGCACCGGCTGCCTGCTCGGCGCCAACGCGGGCATCGGCATCTCCCTCGGCAACGGCTGCGTCGTCGAGGCCGGCTGCTACGTCACCGGCGGCTCGCGCGTCACGCTGCCCGACGGCTCGGTGGTCAAGGCGCGGGACCTCTCGGGCCGCGACGGCCTGCTGTTCCGCCGCAACAGCGTCAGCGGCGCGCTCGAGGCGCTTCCTCGCGACGGCAACTGGGGCGCCCTGAACGCCGAGCTCCACGCGAACTGATCCAACCCACCGACCCGTACAGGCATAGGAAGCTATACATGCGTTCTGGGCCGGCGAGACGTAGGTAAAGCCTCCTATGCCTGGGCGACTCAGGTGAGGTTGGCGGGGGCCTCGGCTGGGACGTCGAGGTGCTCCAGCAGCGCGACGGCGAACTCCTGCGGCCGTTCGACGTGCGGCGAGTGGCCCACATCGGGGAGGACGACCTCGCGGTAGGCACCCCCGGTGGCGGCGTAGCGGTCGAGCACCGCACGGGTCTGGGTGACCATCGGCTGGGGCGGGCAGGCTTCCGCGCCGGGCCAGCCCGGCACGGCCCCCACCGAACCGAGGAACGCCAGGTCGAACACCGAGGTGTCGGAGACGATCTGGTCGAGGCCCCCGCGGATCCACAGCACCGGCGGCTTGGTCGGCAGATCGACGATCCCCGACACGTCGAAGACCGTCGGGGCCATCGTGTTCAGCACGCCGCACGTCCCCGGGGCGACGCCCGGCCAGGCGTCGGAGGTGGCGGACTCCCCCGGGTAGTGGTCGACCCCGGTGCGGGTGCTCAGCATCGACGCCACGAAGACGTCTTCCGGCCACGGGTCCAAGGGGAGCGAGCCGGGCGCGACGTAGAAGGCCCGCAGGATCGACCGCGGGCTGGTCGGGCTGTCCGCCGTGGTGTCGCCGGCGGCCAGGGCCGCCACGAAGTCCGGATTGGCCGCCCCGGCCCCCGAACCGGTCCCGTCCTGGTGGAGACGAGCGCCGTCGGGTCCCGCCGTCCCGCCGAACCCGTACGGCGAGATCGGCGCGACCAGCGCCACCGACGCCACCCGCTCCGGGGCGTCGAGCAGGTACTGCAGCACGACGCCGGCGCCCATGCTCCAGCCCACGAGGTGGACGCGGTCCAGTTGCAGCGTTCCGATCAGCGCCGCGAGGTCGTCCGCCCAGTCGCGGACACCGCGCGTCGCGTCGATCGGCAACGGGTCGGTGTCGCCGTAGCCACGGAGGTCGACGGCGAGGGCGCGGTGCCGGCCGGTCCGGGCCACGTCGAGCAGGGCCTGCTGCCAGAACAGTGCGGAGCTCGCGTTGCCGTGCACGAAGACCACGGCCTCACCCGGCCCGGCGGGGTCGACGCCGTCGAGATGCAGCACCGACTGGGTGAGCCGGTGGGTCGGCACCCGGCCGGCAGCGATGCCGGGCAGCGCGACGTCGGCCATGGTGGTCCTTCCGGGCGGGGACGGGCCGCCCAGGCTAGCGAGGTCGGAGAGCGGTGGGACGGCGTGCGCCGCGCCGACGGGTCGTCGGGCACCGCGGCGACGTCGCACCGCCCACCTACAGTCGAGGGCGATGGCCACCGCTCCCCCTCGCACCGTGCTGGTCCGGGTCGCCAGCAGTGCCCCGCGCCGCGCGACCACCGGAGCACGACGCACCCGCCCCAACCGCCGACCTGCACCGAAGAGGAGCGCGCCCCGACGGCGGCGGCCTGCACAGCGGAAGCGCCCCATTCGCGCCACCGCCGGACGGTGGTGGCCCGCCCTGCTCGTGGCCGTCGCGGTGCTGGTCGGGGTGGCGTGGAATCACCAGGAGGGCGCGCCGTCGGAGGCCTGCGCGTTGCCCGCGTCCGGAGTCGCCGTGACCGCCGAGCAGATCGACAACGCGCGGATCATCGCGCAGGTGGGGCGCGACCGGGGGCTGCCCGACCGGGCCGTCGTCATCGCGCTGGCCACCGCCCAGCAGGAGTCCAGCCTGCGCAATCTCGACTACGGCGACCGCGACTCACTCGGCCTCTTCCAGCAGCGGCCCTCGCAGGGCTGGGGCACCGAGGCGCAGGTGCAGGACCCCGTCTACGCCGCCGGGAAGTTCTACGACGGACTCGTGCAGGTTCCGGCCTGGGAGACCGGCCGGCTCACCGATGTCGCCCAGGCCGTGCAGAGATCAGGACACCCCGAGCTCTACCAGCAGCACGAGGCGATGGCGGTGGAGCTCACGGCTGCCCTGGGACCGGACGGGCAGGGCACCCCGGCCTGCGGTTAGCGGCGCCGTCCCTCTGCGGAGGGAACTCGCTCAACGATCGACCGGCACGGGCCGACGACGTCCTCATGACGATCGCGCCGAACACTCCTGCCCTCGCGGCTGCGCCCGCCGCCGAGGCCGTGGTCGCCGACGTGACGACCCTGCTGCCCTCGCGGGCAGCCGTCCTCGACCGCATCGCCGAGCACCTGGCCACGCCCGCGGCCGCACCGGCCGCGCTGATGGTCATCGGCCTGCTCCGTCGCGACGACGGCTGGCCGACCGCCCAGAGCACCCTGTCCGCGGTCACGATGCTGCTGGCCGGCTCGCTGCGCGGCGACGACTGGCTGGGCAAGTCCGGCCCCGGGGAGTTCGTGGTGCTCCTGGCGGGCCCGGCAACCGCAGCGGGGACTGCCGCCACCCGTCTCGTGGGCACCATCCCGGCGCTGGGCATCCCCGACCTCACCGCCGCTGCCGGGATCGCCGCCCTCACCGGTGACGCCGACGCCGCGGAGGTGCTGCGCCGTGGACTCGTGAGCCTGACGGCCGCCCGACGGGCCGGCGCCGGCACGGTCATCCAGCACCGGAAGCCCTACTGAGGCACCGTCCGGCTCAGGCCCCGAGTCGCTCCGCGGCCGCGGCGATCCGCTCGTCGGTGGCCGTCAGCGCCATCCGCACGTGCCGGGCCCCTGCCGGGCCGTAGAAGCTGCCCGGTGCCGCCACGATGCCGAGGCCGGCGAGCCAGTCGATGGTCGTCCAGCAGTCCTCGTCGCGGGTGGCCCACAGGTAGAGCCCCGCCTCGGAGTGGTCGATGCGCAGGCCCGCCGCGCGGACGGCGGCGGCCAGCGTCTCCCGGCGGGCCCGGTACCGCTCGCGCTGGGCATCCACGTGCGCGTCGTCGTCGAGGGCGGCCGCCATGGCTGCCTGCACCGGGCCGGGAACCAGCAACCCCAGG
The DNA window shown above is from Blastococcus colisei and carries:
- a CDS encoding leucyl aminopeptidase family protein yields the protein MPRVEILSEIPTLGPDDVLAVPVGSGGALPPWLDGASAPPVSPELLTGALADTGNKGSAGTHTSIPVAGRRPRSVVAVGVGAGTLPDLRNYVATAVRRAQALAEHGARRLVLPLDSTVAPAGAVEVRAAVEAALLSGYRFRKLSRPHPPRLETVTVVAADATDPAVVAAGEAGRISADAVAWARDLVNTPSNEKNPAWLAAQAVDRLGSRPHVTVDVLGPEELRAGGFGGVLAVGGGSASPPRVVVASYRHPEAPPAHPVLVGKGITFDTGGLSIKPNAGMREMKTDMAGGAAVLAVVDAVARLELPIAVTAVVPAAENAVSGSSYRPADVVRHVGGRTTEVLNTDAEGRMVLADGLAYARLELGATVLVDIATLTGAMKVALGVKTAGLFATTDGLADALRTAGAQAGEPAWRMPLLEEHTDLLDSAVADANNAPGGPGGTTAALFLRPFAGDLPWAHLDVAGPARAGSDDAEVVKGGTGFGARTLLHWLEAGAPVDRVETVLDSSVEGGR
- a CDS encoding DUF3117 domain-containing protein codes for the protein MAAMKPRTGEGPLEVTKEGRGLVMRVPLEGGGRLVVELSPDEAAALSEALKGATS
- a CDS encoding DNA-3-methyladenine glycosylase I → MEAERSRCAWANSAPEYVAYHDEEWGRPLRGDDALFERLCLEAFQSGLSWITILRKRPAFRAAFAGFDIATVAEFTGDDEARLMADASIVRNRAKIAASVRNARAAQELPEGLSALLWSFVPTGPRARPATLADVPATSAESVAMAKELKRRGFVFVGPTTAYALMQATGMVDDHVVDCFRVGASE
- a CDS encoding DMT family transporter encodes the protein MSRRGWALFLAMSVIWGIPYLLIKVAVDEVSPVVVVFARCVVGAALLLPWTIARGQLRPALRHWKPLLGFTVLEMTGPWLLLSYAEQSLSSSLTGLLVAGVPFVAALAARLAGEEERFTPVRIAGMCLGVVGIVALLGLDVEGAQLLPLVAVALVVVGYATAPLIVSRKLPDVPGVAASSIALFVTAVVYAPFALPRAGQLGDASAEAAVSLATLGVLCTAVALALFFALIREVGPQRALVITFVNPVVAVLLGVALLDEPFTLGIAVGLPLVLVGCVLATRRSPVRTRPSELSDVDAAVP
- a CDS encoding SRPBCC family protein, with amino-acid sequence MPELVERIDIDAPPERVWAALTDWESQGEWMLATDVETVGGPAQGLHGRLAARTGLPLPGGRRIGVLDTMIITKWEPPRLVEVQHTGRLIRGPGIFEIHPRGDGSTFVWTERLYLPYGYLGVVGWFLVRPFALLGIRRSLKRFAAVAARG
- a CDS encoding DivIVA domain-containing protein, with amino-acid sequence MLSFVAFVVGVLVVGALLFLGASLLLGRGETQPPAEPDRSPVALPGDRPVTADDVRALQLSVAARGYRMTEVDWLIDQFALVLEERDAEISALRAQLPAHPAPRPAPKGEQDPGSDDARTPDDEESPRA
- a CDS encoding TIGR00730 family Rossman fold protein yields the protein MTLPPSSQPDGRSSRPTRHRGPIMLRGGEPDPQTVGTTTDQRLLDRRGPSDWVHTDPWRVLRIQSEFVEGFGLLAELPRAVSVFGSARTPRDHPHYAAGVAIGAALSQAGYAVITGGGPGAMEAANRGASEAGGLSVGLGIELPFEQELNEWVDVGISFRYFFVRKTMFVKYAQALVILPGGFGTLDELFEALTLVQTRKVTRFPVILFGTEYWSGLIHWVRTTLAGTGTINAADLDLITVTDDIGEVMAVIQAADQARRTGDGGGGMQHVPVEQGPLEA
- the dapE gene encoding succinyl-diaminopimelate desuccinylase, giving the protein MTDLPQLDLSADVLTLTRALVDAPSVSGSEGPLADAVEAALRGLGGLEVERIGDSVLARTNLDRPSRVVLAGHLDTVPIADNVPSDLRQVDGVQRLYGCGASDMKSGDAVMLRLAGRFGVPGGEPAHDLTFVFYDNEEVEAVKNGLGRVARERRGWLYGDLAILLEPTDGEIEGGCQGTLRARLETTGRRAHSARSWLGVNAVHGLAGALATLAAYQPREVEIDGLTYREGLNAVGISGGVAGNVIPDEASLTVNFRYAPDRDEDAAEAHVREVFADAIAAGVTFTVTDNAGGAMPGLSEPAAAAFVAAVGRPARAKLGWTDVARFAAFGIPAVNYGPGDPQLAHTRDEHVLVDRLQPAEDALTAYLSGSPVVRNQT
- the dapD gene encoding 2,3,4,5-tetrahydropyridine-2,6-dicarboxylate N-succinyltransferase, which produces MTAPVSAVAAGLATVTPSGTVLDTWYPEPRLGAPEDAKPGTTRLGALELSGELGPDYGGLVRRDEARGVEIIAVRTVIPDLSEPPVDTHDVWLRLHLLSHRLIRPHGADMTGVFGLLTNVAWTSAGPVEAAGFNAHRLRAAVGHVTVYGVDKFPRMLDYVIPSGVRVADGDRVRLGAHLAEGTTVMHEGFVNFNAGTLGPSMVEGRISAGVVVGADSDIGGGASIMGTLSGGGTETITIGTGCLLGANAGIGISLGNGCVVEAGCYVTGGSRVTLPDGSVVKARDLSGRDGLLFRRNSVSGALEALPRDGNWGALNAELHAN
- a CDS encoding alpha/beta hydrolase, producing MADVALPGIAAGRVPTHRLTQSVLHLDGVDPAGPGEAVVFVHGNASSALFWQQALLDVARTGRHRALAVDLRGYGDTDPLPIDATRGVRDWADDLAALIGTLQLDRVHLVGWSMGAGVVLQYLLDAPERVASVALVAPISPYGFGGTAGPDGARLHQDGTGSGAGAANPDFVAALAAGDTTADSPTSPRSILRAFYVAPGSLPLDPWPEDVFVASMLSTRTGVDHYPGESATSDAWPGVAPGTCGVLNTMAPTVFDVSGIVDLPTKPPVLWIRGGLDQIVSDTSVFDLAFLGSVGAVPGWPGAEACPPQPMVTQTRAVLDRYAATGGAYREVVLPDVGHSPHVERPQEFAVALLEHLDVPAEAPANLT
- a CDS encoding GGDEF domain-containing protein; this translates as MTIAPNTPALAAAPAAEAVVADVTTLLPSRAAVLDRIAEHLATPAAAPAALMVIGLLRRDDGWPTAQSTLSAVTMLLAGSLRGDDWLGKSGPGEFVVLLAGPATAAGTAATRLVGTIPALGIPDLTAAAGIAALTGDADAAEVLRRGLVSLTAARRAGAGTVIQHRKPY